Genomic window (Manduca sexta isolate Smith_Timp_Sample1 chromosome 26, JHU_Msex_v1.0, whole genome shotgun sequence):
TATCATCAGCAACTGgaaatccactgctgaacataaccCTCCCCTACAGATAACGGTATTTGGCAGAAGCTAGTACCACGATATCTTTCATCAACCAGCATCCAAGTTCACACGGCCTTTTTCACCAGGTCCTCGGCACCTGCAGTGCTGAACAGCCTCCGCACGTGGTGGCCGAACGGCGCTGACCCTGGCAGCAGCTCGTGGCAGTCAGTACTGTTCGGAGCGGTCGCCGGTGGTGCCAACGCGCGCGTCGTGTTCGAAGACGCACCCATCTCGCCTGCCAACTACACTGGAAACAGTGAGTAGATTGATTCAATCACGATTTGAttcgtatataataatatcagccctgtattatatactgtcccactgttgggcacgggcatcctctactactgagagggattaggccttagtccaccacgctggcctagtgcggattggtagacttcacacaccttcgaaattcctatagagaacttctcagatgtgcaggtttcctcacgatgtttccttcaccgttaaagcgaactataattcacaaacaatacacacatgattttagaaaagtcaggtgagcccttgggatttgaacctgcggacatttgtttcggcagtccgttacacacccaactgggctatcgccgacACACCTCAATTTTGTTCGTATTTGATGCTAACTCGACCGATTTCCAGTACCCATATTAGATTTATTGTtcattatagattattttatgcACGGTGACGCGTCTCACTTCTTCGCCAATCACAATGTGCGTGAGGGGCATGAGTGCACACGTACACTACGATGGATAGCGTCGAGGCTGAGGCTTGGATATGTTCGAAACCCCACGGCTCAAATAgtggtggggcgcgtcttcgtggatgaaagaTCTATAATACACGGTCTTGATATAGTATGAACAGTTAAAATGGTCCATGGCTATATGTGTTCCTATAAACTAAGATAGATAGGAATTGGGATGCCTTATTCGTGAGGTTTAGCTATCTATCGAAGTGTCGAATATGATTACTGTTTGTGCGTTTCGTTTCTGCCAAAAATGAATAAAGCTACTAACCATTGTTATAATgcagtatattattttagttgtgttacgtaatattggatataaaaatattgaatagaatggtacatctatatatataaaaatgaatccctatttcccttagtcacgccatcacgcgtgaacggctggacggattttactattttttttgttgtgcttGTTATtttcaggagaaggttcttatgaaagaaaaaatccaaaaattgcgcggaaagttagaaaatttaagaaaacttaacgaaaatattaattttatataactgtcaattggttgaaataactgtcagcgattgacagaatgcgcgctgcaaattcatagttaagacgggacaacgtgtgtcgggtcaactagtaaaaatataaaaagcactCTTATTACTATTATCATTCTCTCTTAGTCCGTCCGATGCCAAACGTGGAGTCTGTGGTGGGATGCCTGCCGGCGCGGCGCTGGTGCACGCGCTCGGCGGCCGAGCAGAGCAAGTGCTCCTGGATTCGCAGCGCTGCGCATTCGCTAGGCCTGCAGCCCAGCCTCGCCTGCCTCCAGCGAGCCAGCGTCTTCGAGTGCCTTGAGGACATCAAGAACGAACGCGCTGACTTCATATCCGCGCCTTCCAACTACGGATATATCGCTAGATCGTGAGTATTGAACGGAGTAGGAATTTCTCAtactttttcttctttataCCCGTGACTAACTCCAATATGGTGTCGATATTTTGATTCGTATTGCGTTAACGATACGGCATAGTTTTACAACCAGTTTGCTTAAAAATAATCTGGCTTGAAGGACCAAATCCCAAGTAAATGGGACTTATCGTATGGTGCCTTGATTCCTATTGGTTATTTAATTAGACacctttaaatatacatattacatactaGTTAAAAATACACTCACATCTTTTATCCtggaaggggtaggcagaggcgtaactagtgcACTCGCGTGATAGGGGgagagcccatcgccatatcgggcacaaattccaggctccgggtAGATTCCGAGtataaacccaatatcattttgatcGACCTGGgggtcgaacccgagacctcaaacTTGTTGTTTACTACTACATTCAAAAATACTACCCAATCATTCAGTAACATCATTCCATTCGTAGGAATTACAACCTGGCACCAGTGAAGATGGTGCAGAACGGCCGCGCGGCGCAGTCCAGGATCGCCGCCTTCGTCAAGGAGGCTGCCGCGCAGGAGAACATCACCAGGTTCGAGAACTTGAGAGACAAGAACGCCTGCTTCCCTGAGTTCGGAGGTCTTGGTAAGTTGATAGTAGCATCATTAGGTTAAAATTCGCTATActacactggtggtaggtctctcatatatgacattccgcctgggtaccatagcaatgtctatttctgccgccaagcagcagtgtgtagccactgttgtgtttcggtttgaaggacattgtagcgaaTGTAACaactgggcataataagacttaacatctcgtgtctcacgatggcgagcgcagtggaataccaaacaataatagCGTTGGaaggtgttcctactgtttacgggcgtccgtatcgcttaccattagacaTAGGTCTTGGGAAATTGGGTCTTTTAAGCTAGCTATAATGTGATTCTGAATGTGCTActacagttattttaaactttcttAGACCGACCTTGTTTTATCTGGCCGCCACACTTTATCGGAAATGATAGTTAACCCAATATAAATAGATGATTGATGATAAGGTTTTTTGGTCCTCTTCATACACGTGTCATTGCGCAGCGTACGTGGCGTTCATCCGCGTGGCGCACGAGCGCAGCGTGATCAGCCGTTCGCAGTGCGACTACGCGCAGGCGGCGGGAGAGTTCttcggcggcgcgtgcgcacccGGAGCCGTCGACGCCTCGCACGCCATCAACCCCGGAACGGTACTGTCACTATACTACtcgttgactgcctcggtacaagtacgactgccgcgctgagctcctgggttcgaatcccgagtcgggccaaaataattgtgaccgggtttttccatcttaaaaattactcagtcgcagctcggagtcaagaagttggcggtgtgatacccccgtgcctcggaaagtacgtaaagccgttggtcctgcgcctgatctctctccggtcatgtcggattgccgtctcactggactatgagagtgaaggaacagagagtgtttgtgtattgcgcacacacttgtgcactataatatatcctgagtggctgatctccgttgagattggccgccgtggccgaaattcggctaggagggattcattcgaTTCATAATACTACTGAAAGTAAATTACATTTCCTACTCTTCCCTATCCTTATGTTTGACTCGTTGCGAGTTAACTCTAGTGAAATACGtaccactgctgatcctggctccAAGGAATTAAAGTCTAAAGGTTCCCTAAGGCGCTCCCTGGTCCTGAGTTCAAACGTTGACGAACACTTCTCACCTCTAAATTCATTCAGTGAATGAAAAATctacaataataattctatgGCATTATGGGATGGGATAGaaacggcgaaaagtgggtacaccaTTTGTATcactgcttaccccttcgggaataaaaggggTGACGGGCTTCCAAGACATGATAAATGTTATAATGTTAACGTTTTGTTCCAGAGCTTCAACGCGTCCGTACTCTGCTCCACTTGCAGGCTAGCAAACGGCAATGTTTCTGATTGTAagtcttttatgtttttttaaccgacttgaATAGGAAGGGTTTAATTCGTCATACCTAATTTTTACCCCAGTctgatttaaatgatttttggtGATAGGCTCGACCCCTATTACATGATACATCGTGAGACGGagtacacacggtggaaagtgggtgtaccTGTTGCGCCATTGCTTGCACTTTAGGGGATAAAAAGGCGTGAGAGTGTGTTTTCCTTTAGGTCctggtttatattataattaccttTTTGTATTTAAGAAGACTATCAGGTCGCTTGTTTGAGTAATATATAATCATCAAGAATTAGGCATTCTTCTCAGGTCGCttggttaaggcgatacctcaaggtccattttcatacattttgtttcacctttaatctgggtaactaaacaagtattggcaagtaaagaatttaaattcacgtctagttagtgattagttctcgcagttgaaagaaaaacgtaaaaataattaataatcatggatatttcggcctttaaaatttaatatgacgaaattttagctaatcactaataaaattttagctaATCACTAAtcagacgtgaatttaaattctttacttgccaatacttgtttagttacccagattaaaggtgaaacaaaatgtatgaaaatggaccttgaggtatcgccttaaacaatATATATGTTGGTATTGAGTATGAATATATAATCAGATATCATCCAGAAGCAGGTATTGATCGATATAACAATAGCAAAGTACTAGGAAACTCTATTCTAAACTGGAAACTGGTCCACCCTTTCCCTAGGGATCTCAGCGCAGATAATACACCCAGCTTAGCTCGAGTAGCAGAAAACCTCAAAAAGTTTTGTCTACCTTTTTGTTACATATAACCTATTCTTCCTATCCCCCAGTTACTTGCGCCTGGGACTACTCCAACCGTTTCTACGGTAACAACGGTTCGCTGGCGTGTCTCGCTGATCCGCGCAGCGACTTCGCCGTGCTCAACTTGAACAACATCGGATGTGAGTATACTTGCAATAGGGTTAACATGTTGAGCTACTGCTGGATATCTGACAATGTCTTTGATATCTTCGGGGTACTCCATATTTATGATGAACTTTAGATATCTGAAGTTAGTTGAAGGTTTGAGGCAATTAGCCAACCCTCATATCGATTCTGCTCCATAAACTTTGACTCTGATCGATTTAAATATCTTCAACAGTAAAATCGATTAAAAAaccgaaaaaaaaatcgattttatatttatcagtaattaatttatatgttcttttaaattaatttttatacgtgtacggcaaagtgactccactgcacctgatggtaaatggagtggggtctaatataatgtcgactgatgcGAGATCATTATTCCTCGACAGTCaccacaattatgctggcctgttgaaaccggatatatgcaggctgatgccggaacgcggcacacttacgtgggacattatggcgggttttaacaccttgtgtacggtggtcactatccgggtggatataaaatatatcccaccaagCTAAAGATAAATCTATACCGAGCTGTCTATTCCAGCACACCTGTCGTCGGTGGGTCTCCAGGCCAACCAGCTCCGAGCCCTGTGCTCCAACAACACGCTCGCCGCCACGCCCGGAGTCACCGTCGACGACAACTGCCTGCTCGCTAACGTGGTCGACGCGGAGGTCCTCGCCAGGAGGTAAGATCATGATCAACCTTTGGAAGTCTGATgaatggacaattaatatttccaactcctccctatctttctatttgattaatttccttgcgggataatgacatattagttttccctgagattcgccgagcttcattgctcagtgtcataaaatgcgtggcactgctgatcctggcttacaggagttgtagtggtgggtgtgagggcgggaaagtctcaagTCTGATGAATAGACCTTCCCTGAAGAATTCCACGGCGGCCTGTTCGACGTATGAATCGCCGGTCATATCTTTCATGGACACGAATGTTCCTAGCTAGTCggagaataaaaattttaaacagagAAGTCAATTCTTATCTACTTATTATTTATGGGTAGTAAGCAATCGTATACTAAAGATACTGTATACCGTCATTTAAATCAGGGTCAGTGTAGTCAGTTTACTGCAACCATATGTCCGCTATGATGTGTTGCCAGATTCAGTGAGATGTCACTAATCGTCACTATTTTCCAGGGGCGACCCGTTATACAACGCTTTGAATGCGTTCTTCGACTCGTTAGACCTGTACTTCGGATACAACGCGGCTACAGGAACCCAGCTCATCAACTTCGAGATCTTCTCGTCATTCGACGGCATCAGCGATTTGCTGTTCAAAGATTCTACCATCGGATTGACTGAGCCATCTATAGAGTCTTCGCATCTGCCAGCGAGGAACTATATGGAGTTGTTCGCACACCTGGACGCTTGCAACCGCGCGCCAGGTGTTCCCGACTTCGCCAACCGCATCACTTTCCCTCTCCTAACCACCATAGTGATGGCCTTACTAGCTCAAATTATTCATTAATCGATTGTGTGGTTGCGGATGCGTGACATCCCTATTGCGTTTGAcagttttgtgatttttttagtttgagtCTGTGGAAGTTTTTGTGACAGCCCTGTATTTCTGCGAGAAACATCACGCAATGtaaaacatgttattttatGGAATTTACGTATTTAAGAATAGTTTgggagtatttttttatatattgcagACAATTTTtgacagaaaatatttataaatatatgaaaaactTACCAACTCATATTATTAGATGAGTCAGTGTATTTATTATCACAACAGTAAGTTATATGTTTGTACGTATAAGAATGTATTCTTGTATTTTTTAGCTATCAAGGCGACTGGCAATAGATATAAAGACAGacaaagaatttaattataatataatttcacagCCATCGCAGTAACCCAAcgtatttagataaataatttgtgCCTTAGGTTAACGGTTAGAGTTAgtgctttaaaattatttttattctttgtaattttatttgaattaaattgttttgtaataagtgTTTTTTGCGTGACCTGTTTACATCTCGCAACCAGAGTAATGGTGGGGGCGGCTATTCAGAGAGGGAAGGGAGGGGATAATATTTGTGGCCCGACGAAAAAGGCCTTACTATCCCTTTTAGTAATAAACCACTTGTAAGCAACCTTAAAAAAGGTTAGAAAAATGAATGaagaaattataaacattaaaaaaccaaatataataaagtttaataagtCATCACAACTTTACACAACTTACACTTCAactcacaataaaatataatacttataaaacataTGACATACAACCACTTCCTATTATGCGAATAATCAGCATTCGCCAATGACGAAAATCCGCATTTGCAAATGCGGAAAATCCGCATTCACAAACATGAAAAATCCGCATTCACAATCGTAGAATAGCTGCATTATTATCCACATTTAAGTGGGTTCTATACCAAGAACTAAGCTAAGACAGAGCCATATCGATATatcaatctcacctttgagtgggatctcaagtagacatttgaTATATTAATCAAAGCTCAAGTTGTCATTTAAAAGTCTGCGTTCAGCTGAATCGAgcctgtttaataaacaaaactgcgCAGTTAAAATCCGTCACCTAATTGAGATATCACTTGAGCTGTTGTTATTTTGGGTTTATTGAATAGGAATTATTGTTGACCTTAATTGGACATCTCAGGTGATATCACGCTTCATAGCGAAATCAAGTGGCATATATTAATACGGCTTTTAGCTTGGCTTGCATAACTGACAATATCACTCATAGTACAGTTAGACACAAAAGTAGGTgaacaaatttttaattacaaatcacctttaaacttttgtatcctcattaaaagtgttttttctatacaaaataaacttcaaagaaattactttattttaggtaaataaaaataatatttccattgaagttaatgtgtcgTTTTAAAATTCTGAACAATATAACTTAGTTCACGTAGTTTGCAGTCTACACataaatatgaactaaaaaatCCTGTATGCGagttaaactaaattaatttagtttttagccTGACATTACGAACGTACAgtgaatttcatatttataccgAAATATATTCTGCAACATTTTACACAAACAAACCACGAGATAGTcacgccgttcgcctgataagcgCCACTCTAGTCAATCAGAAATTTAATCACTACTGCATGGCATTGCACTGCGTTCGTCAGACATAAGGCAAGATTAGATTAACAAGAATACTTGAAAAGTCGACTTCCGCAATGTTTGCCGTGCTAACGATCTTGGCAAGTTAATTTTTGTtcgctggtagtaggatatattttatatccgcccgaatagcgactaccgtacacaagttgttaaaagcccgccatagtggcccacgtaagtgtcgcgtttcggaataattctgtgtatatccgttaccaacaggccgacataattgtgtcgactgtcgaggggtaatcatctctcgtcagtcgacattctattggacccactccacttaccatcaggtgtagtggggtcactttgacatGCGATATATAAAAAGcttttgcaaattttaaagtttgcagcAATTGCTGCGAGTCGCTTGTGTAtaagttattgaaatattgccgctagtgtTAACGCATCTAGAAGTTCTTGGGCAATACATTACTGCTAGAAATTACTAATCTAAACATAGTTTTAAACGTAAAATCTTATAAGACTCGGTAAGTACACTTtatgttatttcatttaataattcaatggatatatattttaacatttcgttaataaataaaccacATACTGGTCTTTACCTCTGTCAAAAATCatcaatttcaacaaaatacCTAGTTTTACTCTTCAGagttttaaatcattttgtagtgcaaatatggcgtgtgcgtgagtgtatttctaattgaaagtatgatgttgccactgcgccgaattcttttagagtagtagtggctttaggatgtgtgaaatgaaaattactttatattagcATTttgttcaagtaacttattgtaaagttttattttgaagaagataagtatgtgatttcatttagtaacgcaatgttaatgTCACCCAGTTGTGGTAAATGTTTTAGTTCAATCGAACGGTACTGAAACGTTCTATATAGCAAATACAAGCtttgatataataattctaattagCTGATAAACTTGGTAGACAACATTCAAAACAtttcataagaattttaattttcaaactgTGACGACATTATCTagtaaaaatctttaataactTCTACTTTAAATACCTTaactttttaattcataatatataattgatttttgtaagtatatttttataataatacattcttATTACGGCATGCGGAATATCCGCACGAATATCCGACAGATGCGGATTCGGATATGTGACCTAAACTTTGGAGCATAATTTTGCCTATCTACTGCTTGCACCGACTAGATTTATtccaactttaataataattttacaactgttttcaataaacgagcCCAATAGTAATAACCGATGGGATCCCGAgaaaaaaacaatcatattCCCGTTTTCATTTAAGGCTGTTTTCAATCTTAATATCCGACGGGATACCGAAAAaagcaattataatttgtaagcatgtaaataaactttattctgattgctCCATTTTCGCGATAAATTAACAAAGCAACTGGAACAGTTTATTGAGAACAGAGGATAGTCATCATGGTTATGGTTCACAGTAAAAAATTTACTCCCTTTCGTTTTCTTtcgtttctcagtgctgacggtatggcagccttcgcagtgcatagacatagagccgttgtgattggctaatattgagatacaacaatattaaccaatcacaacggctctatggctacgcactgcgaaggttgccatgccgtcagcactgagaattagacttgttatcactactccgtccttagataaaaaagtctttaaataagggggtaagtacactagcttttgctcgcggcttcgccagcGGTCTTGCAGCGCCTTGAGTCTTTTACTGGATTAGAAATTATTCTACTTATTAAgtaaaagtatactataatgTATAGGAAGATTAACTAAAGCTGGCACGTTCACAACACTcacacaattaaaattttacactgtgtgttaattatttaaaatattataattgaaaggaCAGATACATCAATGCAAacacagtggcgaagggtgaatttgccttaaagggaacccgacacaacataaccAATATGCATGAATGAGGTTTGCaattcgttctaatgataattagattctatatacaGGGAAGTCGgcaaatcgggttatatggacccttcccCACTGCAAGCAAAGCATCACGATATATTTTTCGACTGTTGATGTGTGAGCTAGCGTTGCCATGGCAACTGACGTGTTTGTACGCGCCAGCTTTACATAATCAACCCATATCCTAAAGAATTCAGGCCGTTATTTATATATCAAACATTTAAATCCAATCAATTTTACACAAGATGAACAACGATTCATATTACATCTTCACAcacttatatgtatttatataatgtaaaaaatctttacatagCGGACGTTGGCGACTTATCTCACACTGATATTGAATCTGGCTCTATACTGTCGTATAATCGCTTGGCAATAACAAATGACAGGATTTTAACAAAGAAATGTGGAATGCACTATTTAcgaatctttgttattaaattaatagtgagtatttttcataataaatgtacGCACCGAAATAGTTTTTGCAAAATATTCTTACGAaattatctttctttttttaaaatagtattcaagtattcgttctatcaaataatatatagaattaatgtattaagaaaaacaaaaaaaaaaaaaaagaagaatgaaacaggaaaaatcgtaataatatttcgcTAACACTATTtcgttacatataaataaaacttttttgcggattttattgcggtattttatattataattttcttccgacgtttcgaagacagtTTCAGCCTTCGCgttcacattttacaattatacatgaGGCGACTAGTTTCAAAACTGGCAACcggaatttttaaaaaatgtttaaaaaagatcatcctttttttctttgtattatccttgtcattaaaaaaactaatttatatagcaTCTTAGATAAGTAATAGATCTAGTTAACCCTATTTCAGCATCATTTATTCTGCAAGtcacaaaatcagttttattttacagattGCCTACCTTCATAACAAATTTTACAGAATGCTGTTTGTGAAACTAGTCGACCCACATATTCCATTatgagagaaaattatatataatataaaaatctcgataaaatccgacgaatagttttatttcaatgtcttacattcgtataaacataagaaatcattatactattTCGAtacgtttttatgttttaggaATACTCATAAACTGAAAACTTGTACGTCTAATAGAATCCTTGTATGTAGGTAGTTTTTGCACTTCTTGCGTTTACAATGGTAAATACACTACATATCAAACAAggaattgtttaataaaatatatagtattattttcgatctgtaaaaaaaaatcagtcatATTACCAGATTctatataacaaattatttcttatcAGAGTACAAGTTCTTCATCCGCCGTgataattcgtttttttatatataaatttaaaatagtgtaTCTATTATTACATCAGCTGATATTGTAAATCggattttcagtttggactgacGCAACTTCCTTATGACTAATTAGTTTTATGTACGTACCGTTCAGTTCACAGTAATTTTATCGAGCCTTTAAAAATAGGAATACCGCGAGCGCAGCCGCCGACGGCCGCTAGTGTTGCTGTCAGTCTCAAATGTGGTGGAACATTAGCTGGGTGATAGCATGTGTCAAGTGTCGAAACTGCGTGGCATGTATCTGAAATCAAGTATCCGAGTTATATTGTACAGCCTAAAAAAATATCCGAATCttgaatatacaaaaattaaaatttaaaaaacaaacatctaCACGTTCCTAAATTGtcaaaatatcttataataagTGAACTTTCTACAAGTATCACTTAAGTATCCACAcactaataaatatagattttacaaaaattacatcTAAAATTACTAcatccaaaaataataatatccgaCTAAAATAAATCGGATATAACCTCACCTGACACTGTAGTCGTGGACATTGAACACGGCGTAATGCTCGTTCCTGAATACAGGGTAAAAGTGGTCCACCGGCGTGGTGAGCAGGGTGCGACACACCAGGGGACGCTGGGACAGGGCAGGGAATTCCGCGTCCCATATTTCCTCGAACGAACACCCTTTGCTGAAAACAAATAGAATACGGGCTGGTATTAACAAAAAATGGGCCGGGTGTGGCAGAcaaattaaatgcaatatttCATTTGATGAAAATgagaattcattattattatattagcttttgctagcggcttcgcccgcgtagatgagttttccggaataaaagtcccggtgtatattttcccgggatagaaagtagcctataaccttaccagggtcttaaactatctctataccacatttt
Coding sequences:
- the LOC115452208 gene encoding transferrin; the protein is MEIKLLILFVIGCVSAQSYKVCIPSSSSNVCQSLERDGSQAVCERIETRIDCALRLARGQADIGYFSEEEVLLLAQQQPNDNRIVATVRDVSRMEPYAFEAVAVVPNSHNGGLEGLRGGKYCHPGLDQVDLRWSPRVLKTLEQEAARTDRCPTNEVAGRTAEDLEVETLSTFFSAACRPGMWSTNSSVDLDLKSKNPSLCSLCGVSASCSGYSIDMGINIAGVRNENRHIQALECMRVNNNDSTPVVAYAAWLHVREFFNLRNPQDAGSYSLLCPNGTLSPLNADALNRATAPCSFVKQPWGAIVASTSSAPAVLNSLRTWWPNGADPGSSSWQSVLFGAVAGGANARVVFEDAPISPANYTGNIRPMPNVESVVGCLPARRWCTRSAAEQSKCSWIRSAAHSLGLQPSLACLQRASVFECLEDIKNERADFISAPSNYGYIARSNYNLAPVKMVQNGRAAQSRIAAFVKEAAAQENITRFENLRDKNACFPEFGGLAYVAFIRVAHERSVISRSQCDYAQAAGEFFGGACAPGAVDASHAINPGTSFNASVLCSTCRLANGNVSDFTCAWDYSNRFYGNNGSLACLADPRSDFAVLNLNNIGSHLSSVGLQANQLRALCSNNTLAATPGVTVDDNCLLANVVDAEVLARRGDPLYNALNAFFDSLDLYFGYNAATGTQLINFEIFSSFDGISDLLFKDSTIGLTEPSIESSHLPARNYMELFAHLDACNRAPGVPDFANRITFPLLTTIVMALLAQIIH